From the Papaver somniferum cultivar HN1 chromosome 2, ASM357369v1, whole genome shotgun sequence genome, the window TGAGTTCTTCCTTGCTTAACGCTTGCTTTTCCTTTTCCCAGATAAAAAAAGAGTACCCCATGTTTACATGAGACGATTAAGAAATATCAATGCATTGTTTTAAATATATTCAATCGCAGCTTAGCAAAGTATTTGACATTTCACCAAAACAGATGAAATCTAGGACAGAAAAAATTAAATCAAGTAAAACTTCTCAAACATTATTATCGGTGTAGGAAAATCGTACAAACTCCCAGATATCTGCACATAAATGTTAAGATCCATCCGAAGTAGAAAGCAAATATGTACACTGGTACATATTATAGGTACACTGGTACATATTATAGGTACACTAATATGTACATTTGTACTCTAGGTGCACCAATATATACACTTGCaatacaggtgcaccaatatgtagaCTTATAGAAGGATGGTAACTTAATTTACAAGAGACACTGTCAAGCTAAATTGGCAACTCCAAAAACCATGCATTGCTAGAATAAAGCATCCTTTATTCCATTTCAAAGATCACTTGGCTTACACAGTATCATTCTTCTGAGCATTATGTAAGACTGAACTAAGATTAGACCAAGGAGACCAGCATATTAGAATTATGAAACATACCTCTCTTTGTCAGTGAGGATAAATGTTCAAGTCAGGTTAGACGTGGAAGCTCACCAATTTTTTGGCACATTTGCTGTCAAACAAAAGTGGAAACAGATTAGAACAAGATTAGAATAGGATACCAAAATAACCTAACAGTATAAATACATATCAAATTATAATTCATATAATTACTACATATCATATTATAATTCCTGTAAAGCGGTTAATAAGCTTATGGAATGTTTAAAGAAATACGAAATATAAGATATTAGAAGCTCAGGTTGAACTTGTAACAAAATAATGTCAACTGCATTTTATAAAATCTTAAAAAACCAACAGCCATTCCATGAAAATTAAAAATTAGAAACTTCCAAACTAATCCCAAGGAAAGGGCAAGATGGGAGATCTGTAACTTtaacaaaatccaaaaaaaatgacTTTATAGCTCCATAACCTAGATAAGTCACATGAATTCTAAACCAGGAACCACGTGTTTAGTACGCTAGGCCACACAATATCTTAACGATTaaaaggtgtacaattatgtgcacGTTAACGAACGggtatacaactatgtacacattaaaaatcaatatgtgtacaattatgtacacattaagaatcacaTGTGTACAACtgtgtacacattaagaatcacaTGTGTACAActgtgtacacattaacaatcaataACAAAATGTAATATCATCATCTTAATATTTCATGCCGCCATTACTGAAATTTGAATGAGTTATACCAATTGTTTCTTTTCCACACATTAATTCATTTAATTCTAGATATTATAGTTCATGTACGAAAATAGGGCTAACTATAGTGAAACATATGCTTCTTGTGGTGACAGTTAATATGCAGAATAAATATCAAAACATGACTGATAGATCAGAATCATTTCGGGAAGTACTCCTGATTCAGTTAAGATGACAAAATACAAGGTTACAAATTTGTAAACAAACTTGTGGACATTACTCATAAAATAAAATACTTGAAGAACTCAAATAAGCGCATAACACTTAGAAATTGAATTATTATCTGACTGATAATAAAATCTAGAAATACTCAAATACTATGATAACTAATTGTAACTTAAACTATAACTggtgtacaagcatatacaccTCGTATAACAAACACAAAAAAACAGTGCACTTTTATGTGCACCGCGTATAACAGGTGTACAATAAAATACACCTATTATATGGAAAGGAAAATTCTTCCAACGCTTATGCCCCTCGTCCATTCTGGGCGCAGACAAAACATAATTGTTTAGGGAATTCTCTAAATTCATATTTATTATGGTTTAGATAtttccaatttgtagtaatcaaTGTCGACTCCATGGCctcgttgatagacgcatttatgtgtctatattcatctcgattttgtataatgttagtacccatttttgtacttattatggtattttatgtgtttgtaggtatttttagagaaataatcatgtgcagagaaattggctcgaaaagcggtaTTTACGCGCgtgggagaaaagtactaaaggcacccaagagaaattgataaaggcacacacactttggataagggccacctagGGCATCCCTAAGTACCTGTTATcgacacccctactctggataggggcaaccatcttcaaattccaaatcttgaaaattggcgggaaatgttgCTGCAGTGAAGAACAGCGAAGAGTTCGAATCATTGAGCtgtttttagggagattaaatcgtGGGAATCAACTGGGCTGGACTTCATAtaggataaaagaccatgtacatgtgtttggacccagccaattgggctggaatagccggaGAAACAAAACAGGACCCAAACAGGTCACACACGCtgctgttcaagtttcaaagatttgtgagagatatttgggagagtttgacgctggaaattcatgtatttagtcttgttcacgtcttaagaagagtttggtacctatttaaTAGCTAACAGAGCGTGAAAAAGCAAAACAGAACGGATTATCGTTCCAACTGGCAGATAAGAGAAATCAGAGATTTGATCGAATTTAAGGGACTCTGTTGAGCTATAAATAGGTGGTTTTCGAGTCTTAGAAAGGCTAGCAAGtttatggagagtttgggagaagtatagagcattaacagagcgagaaaatcaagttacaggaaagtttttgctgctgctgctgccattgaagaacacgaagaacgaacggaccagggcagtcgttcttcaacagtgataacgactaacaCGTGAGGGTCTTAGAGTTACCGTCAACAgcagtttatttctatcgtttctgtaacagtgttctgcaacaattataagtgttgcaaacacccgatttactcaattattttccttttcatcatttgtaaaacacttgtgagaatcaatgaaatattttgagaggttttccaacatgatgagcggctaaaatacctggtgactgaggcgacagaggagctattcactcatgtttgattggtaaattctttttataatttcttaattatttattttatttaattcacttggatcaataaaaaacccagataaaaatggttttcttaattagttgtgaatcagtttgatgttttatgcttagaattaattctttgataaatcatgcttaaggattacaatttaatatttggacaccttatagattaataagtgatttaatggaaaaagagctagataataattatgaaatatttttgtaaccaatcaacttgaagtaatagtgaatccggagccttagtccattttaaatcttgacatcactctttgaaaattaatttgctttatttttattaaatctaaaaattatttccttcataaatctgaaaagaacctattatttaccactattacaacaacttttggaaaaacaTCACTCGTGTTATACCCTCAGCTGATCCAGGTTGGGATTATGGCTAGCCATTAGTAGGCGATAGAAACAGTGTGATGATTTGATTTGTGTAGTATGATCACAAGAGCTGAGATTTTTAGACATAAGAAACATCTTCTTGGTGGACACCACCAAGCAAAAACACCTATTAGtggtgtacaagaaaatacacctATTACATGGTAAGAATTCCCCTTTTCATGTAAAAGGGAAACACAAAATATGACACTTTAATTGTTAAAAACAGCACAAACTGATGACAGAAGATCTAACCTAGATGTACTTGAGAGAAAGGGGTTTCCAATCTCAAACATTCTAAGACCATCCCAACCAACTAAAACATTATAAAAGAGAACTGTATAGGGTTTCTACGCGAATGTCTACACCATCGTGATTGTCATTGTTTCGAAGGATGATAATTACGTAAGCATATATTATCAAACACGACACAATTACTTACATAAGTATTATCAAAGAATTTGGATATTACGCGGGAGTTTCAAGTTAAGAAATAAGTACCTTAATGCTCAAAGAAAGCTAAGTTCCTCCTTCAAATCTTCTCAGCTTCCTCCGGCCCGTTCCCTCTCTGTATGCCATCCAGACTTATAATCTTCTCTATCATGCATAAACTTGCAAGAATCTCCAAACTCATAATAACCAGTATCCTTATAATCATTACATATATATCTAGTTGATATTCCTACCTGGCAGACGTCCTAACATGAGTAGAAGCCATAAGTGGTCCATGTGCTCCACCAGATTTGTCACCAGCAACTGTATATTCTCTCCTAAACAAGCTTTACGATCTGTATACCCAGTACACCTCTATAAAGCTTCTCATCATTAAGCGGCttcttattttattctttttcagTGCATCTTCTGCTTGCTCATGTACACactaaagaataaaaaaaaaattaaagtattTATTAGTTCTTATTTTACCAGAGATGCACCACTACTTCAAAAAGGAAAAACCATCGGCTGAAGACTCGCAATACACTACCAGTTTGATTTATAACTTGGGTTTATTTCATGTCCGAGCTACCTGTACATCCACTAATAATCAACACCAGCAACAAACAAATCCCATCGTGGGTACTCGAGACACCACCAGCATTAGCAAATACCCAACGAACTCATGGCTGTAAGCTTCAGTTTCTCCTCTGATTTTCAATAGCATAAAATACAGGCCAAGTATGACCTATCAATTCGAGACAGTTCCTCCATTTCTCCCAACTGAGAATAAACCCAATCGTACACTGCAACCCTCAAAATCCATTTTTATTTGAACATCTCAGCCATCTAATCATCAGCAGGATCTAGCTTAGCCACAAATGACAATACATAAAAGCTGCAACTAGACCACTTGTGATCTGAGATGCTGCAACTATTAAGTCGCTATTACTTCATCTGAAATTCATTGTTGTCAGCGTCTATGATGGAGCAGTTGGTGCCACCTCGCCCATTACCACTTCCATTTCATACAGATTCAACACAGTGCTATCTCATTTAATAATGCAAAACCAACACCTACAGTAcctcaaaacaaaacaaagaatgtATAAATAAAATTAGTTAGGTATaacacacaaaataaataaataaataaataaatcttaagTAATAATAGTTATACAagcaactagggctgcacatgggtcgggttgggtcgggtttggcctcacccaccacccgacccatTGCTTGTGGGTAATTGAATttttcacccgcaaccgacccaccataacaatgggtcgcttttcacccgacccacaataaggcgggttgggtcgggtcgggtggtgggttacccgtcatattttatatcttgcgggaaattgaaatcaatttcaaatgaaTCCGTAAATTTATTTAGAAATTCAAGAACAATCAACAATACATAGAGTTCAACTAGTTGGGAATAAGTTTTAAGTTGATCCATACCTTCAGTTCActaatcaagattcaagaacaaCGAATTGACGAAGGAAGAAGAGTCTCCGTGACtctgtctctgagaaggagagaagaagaggccgaagtgataggtgtgggctgcgagtgcgatgcttagttagggttaggtattttattttttcaatccaatggctgagattcattctaggatagaaaatctaaggggtagcatgctagggaatattgggcgggttggtgggtcgggtcgggtgaaggaagttcctacccgcaaccgacccaacatacggtggttttcacgtgcctcacccatagtcgacccatacctaggtgggtcggttcgggtacgggtatttttcgacgggtgtgggtcgggtcggcgggtcgagtcggttatgtgcagccctacAAGCAACTATCAGAGCTTAAGCAAATCAAACCATGCCTATCTATCCTTACGAACATAATCAACAAAACACAAAGGCAGAGTATGATTCAGAAATCGTACCTTTGTTGCCGGAGAGAAATAAGGTTGAAATTTGAATCTCTATTAGTCTTCAACAATTCTGTCTCTAAATTTTGAGGAATCTTTGTTCGATTTTAGATCAGAAACAAAGATTGAAAACTAGGTAAAACTTATTTGAAATGAGATTTACAAAATTTTGTGGAAATTTTTCGAATTTTGCTCTCAAAACAAAGATTTAAATGGGATAATTGTAAATCCAATCCCTCATCATGAATCGAAAAAGAAATTCGAACTAGTATCTATCTCGATGAGCGTGAGAGCTGAATcacgaagaagaaatgaaaattgAAACTGAACCAAGAAGAGAAATATTTAGGTGATGGGCATAATTATCATAGGAAAAATTTATTTTGGACTTAATCGTACATAAAACGAGTGACTCGTCTTGAATTCGGTAGATTTGGATCTCCTCGTACTAGGCTTGAGGGTACAGGACTAAAACATCCTAAGCccgggactaaacgtcaatttctacttaCTATCACGGATGAAGTCTTTCCAAAGGATTCAACAGCCCCTATAATGAGTTTCTTTAGCAATCATGACTTACCCTACGATCATAAATGATTGATCTAATCCATAGAccatccaaaaaagaaaaaaacgaggAGGCCCACAAAGGTTTTTCAATAAGATCCCTTCCTCTCGCTTCTATTCTCTTCTCTACGGTGTTCTTCGAAAGATCCCCCTCTCTATCTCTATAGGTAACACTTCTTACATAAAAATCCGAACTTTCTATGTTATTATCGAGCTTGATGTTATTTTCAATTTCGATCTGATTTGTACATCTTCTTCGATTGATTCGTAGCTACTTATTGTCCAATTATTTGTTCTGCTAATAAATAGTTTGATATTTGTAACTACTTGGTTATTAGGTTTCCAAGCAATCTTGTGAATTACGATTGGTGATTATTTAACTTATTAGCTGAATTCGTCTGAAGTTAGAAGTTTGTGTTCTGTAAAGATTAGATCTTTTAGTTACTCGAATGGATTTGAGTCATCGAATTGGAATTTTGACAATTAGGGCTTGAATTATTTGCATGATAATCACTTATCGGGGCATTATAATTATGAAGTTTGATTTAGGCATGTTACTAGTTGGTGTCTCTAGTGGGATTTAATGGGAAATTGACGTTATGAATCGGAAGCTTTTGGTTAGAAACTTATGAGTTAGGGACTCTGTGTTTAATTAGTAATTTTAGTTGATTTTGTTGTTACcttggaaattaaaggagacatATGTATACTATGTCAGTTTCTTTTTGTTACAAtctttttcttcaattgatttCGTAAAAAATTTAGTCAGTTATATAAAAATAGACAGATACCAGTCTGGGTTCTTATTGCTCTTGTTTGCTTGTTTCAGGAAAAGTTTTTGGCTGAAGAAGAAGTATCAGAAAGGTAATTGATTCGTTATGGTTTTTCAGTTTATGCCTTTATGGTGATGTTAATAATTTGGTATGTTATAACTTTTGCTCATCATTGACCAAGTAATACATCAATATTTAATGCTTGGTTTGGTAGAGAGTTGAGTTGCATATTCAAGATATAGCAGTTCCTAAATATTTGATTATGGTATGTTTACTGTTTGTGACCTTTTTTTCTTCGTCCTCTTTCTGTTCTTATGCTGATTTTGAATTTCTTCTGAatcatgttgagattattagtcccacattatttgggcaatctaagatcctgcggtttataatctaacattgccaattggttttgagttggatgcccgtattctaacatggtatcatagcaggctatttgcgacgagtctttaGACCGCGCCTTTAccccgcgtcacccgatttattgtccacgtgtaagACCCAACGAggttacacgtgagggggcgtgttgagattattagtcccacattatttgggcaatctaagatcctgcggtttataatctcttagggcctctccactcattgccaattggttttgagttggatgcccgtattctaacaataTGAATTATATACTCTCTATATTCCTACATGTTGCCACTGGATCTTCCTCACTGGTAGACAACTTGACAACTGGATCATATGAATTATCTCTATACTTTTGCTATTCACTCTTATGTAATTGGTAGACAacttgacatccatttgatgttcGAGGAAGCAACTGTTATGCATGTCTAACTTCTGTAACCAACTCACTATGTTTTGACCTTTATCGTCAAAAAGTTACGCCGTTTAAAACAGTCCATGCCATCTGATTTTCTATTCCCGCATAAGGGTGTGTTGGTCTGTCAACTTAAAATCTTTTCAGAAAATTAGCCAAATGGATCGTTTTCATTTTCAAGTCTCATTTAGTTTCAAGGCATGCATATATTTTCTTGAGGCTGAAGGCCTGGCCCACCATTTGAAACTCAATCAATTTTGAAGGTCTTCTTACGTTTTTGTTTTGTTAAAATGCCTCGACTAGTTTGAACGGGTCCTCTTTCCTGCTACCTTTTCTAAATTTAACCCCTCTCACACAGTTTAGAAGATGCATGCTTGCAAATTAGGCTTGCATGTATGAAATTGATTTTGCATATATGTGTCATATGTCCTTTAATGTTAAAATTACACATGTCCTAACTGTAGTTCTGAAATTTGGTCCTTCAGCCTTATTTTTAGCTTCTTTATGGACAAGCCAATTCATACAGTGACCTAAATACGGGTATAATTTTTGGAAGTCTTTAAGTTAGGAGACCTCTGATTTCCTTCATGATTTAATACGGATATAAATACGGTTGCTTATTTCCTTCATGATTTAATTACATTATGAACTTAGGAGACCTCCAATTTCTTTTTGTGGCAATGATTTACAACGAAGAGTTCTACTACCTAATTAAGGTCTAATGGAGTAGATCATGAGAGCGTATGCCTTAACTTTCTGATCTTCTAGCGCAGCTGTTTGACCATCTTCTGAGCATTTTGATTCATTTTGTGGAAAAAGTATTTCACCACATTCACCATTCGTCGTGGAATTGGGTATAGTTTCTAACACATGCTCAGAAAGAGTGGCCACAGAATGACTTTATCTACTCGGTTTTTGAATTGTTTGCTATATTATTCAGTTTACTGCAATTATTCTGATCTTATGCATCCTATTCCGAGCTACTTTGTCCATTTATTATCTTATTTCTCTAGACTAACCAGAATGTGTATGTACGGTGTACATGGATGAAATATTCATCTTCAAGTGGACCTACAGATCAGTATAAATAGGGTATGAAGGTGTTAATGAGAATGTGGATTCCTGCTAACAAACTATAGTATCATTAAAGACTTACCACGGAAATCTTTTACTACCATGAGGACCCTTGTTGACTCCGTCCCAACTCTCAACATCCTTGATAATTTTTCCTTATGACGTTGCCATGCTTTTCTTCCAAAAGATATCTCAGTTCCTTATTTGCAGATCTCCTAGAATCTATGAGGGCGTAGGTATATAGTGCTTGATCGAGCTATAAAGTACTGATCTCTTTGGTTATCCGGTTTGGTAGTTTTGGAAGTAAAAAGTTGAAATTCTGTTAAAAGTTACTTCTTGGTTTTTAATTAGAAACTTACTGCCTATCTCGGTCATTCTTGATCATTCATACCAATAAATTAGATTAGTTACTACCGGATGATTCCCGCGACTAGAAAAATTTCTTAGTATGTATATATGCATCTGTTACAGTTTTACAATTGGTTACTTTATATTGTTTATTGCCTATTGTCTTTAGGTCTTTTACGATAAGTAAGTATTAAGTTTTATTCGTACTACTTCTGTTCTTGTTTCAGTCTCCCTCTTTATTAGTCTCCAACACAGCATACGCATGATATTCCTCGTCACTTTTCCAGGAGCTGTTGTTTTGATCCCTTATTTTTTATACAGGTTGAGAATTGATTTCCAGTCAGTAACTAGAGGAATGGAACTAAGTACCATCAAGGATGCATTTGACCGTGTTGCCAAGAAGCAAAGGGtttcattttctaaaacccaAGAAGCTATTGATCAGATTGCGCATGAAATCGAAAAAGCACTAGTAAAAGTGAACTCATTTCAGGACCATTCTATTCCTACTGATCAGAAAGCTATCCTCACAGAACTAAACAACAAGCTGAATGAGATAGGACCTCTTAATCAACTTGAAGGTTCACAGAAAGAGCTAAATGTAGCATTAAGCAAGTACGCGAAACTCCTCGATAAGTCTTTCAATTCGGACATATCCAAGGCTTACAGGACCGTTGATTTTGATATACACACGGTGAATCAAATTATTGCTTGCCACTTCTATCGACTGGGGCACTTTGACCTAGGTGATTGCTTCATATATGAGGCTAAGGAACCAGAAATAGCTAATCTAAAGTCCCCTTTCTTGGAGATGTACAAAATACTAGAGGCAATGAGTTCCAGAAATCTGCAGCCGGCATTGACTTGGGCGTCCTCCAACCATGCCCTTCTTATTCAGAACGGGTCGAGCCTTGAGTTGAAACTTCACAGATTGCAGTTTGTGGAGATACTGAAAACCGGAAACAGAGATGACGCACTCGCATATGCAAGGGCTTACTTTACTCCATTTGCTCCTCTACACTttgctgagattcagaagttaaTGGCTTCTCTGTTATGGGCTGGCCGACTTGAGAGTTCCCCGTATTCTGAGCTCCTTTCTCCAACCCACTGGGAGAAATTATCTGAGGAAGTGATGGAGCAGTTTTGCAGTCTTATAGGGCAGTCAAGGGAGAGCCCATTGAGTGTGGCGATTTCAGCTGGGATTCAAGGGTTGCCTACTTTATTGAAGCTAGCAAGTGTGATGGCTGCAAAGAAGCAAGATTGGCAAGCCATGAAGCAGTTGCCAGTGCCTGTGGATTTGGGGAAGGagtttcaatttcattcaatATTTGTTTGCCCTGTATCAAGAGATCAAGGGAGTGATGAGAACCCACCAATGTTGATGCCATGTGGTCACGTTTTATGCAAGCAGTCCATCGTGAAGCTCTCAAAAAGCAGCACACGCACGTTTAAATGCCCATATTGCCCGCTTGAGGCGACAGTTGCGCAGTGTAGGCAGCTTCATTTCTGACGAAGAACACAATCTTGTGTAATATTTATATGGTCTTCATGTGAAAACAGGTACTTACTCTTATCTTTGTGTCTCTCCGTTCTTTCTGTCTTGATGGACTGAAATCAAGTGGTAGATAGCTTTGTTACTCAGTGGCAATGTCTTTGTACTTAGTTGGGGTTTGTATGGGAAGAGTGGATGAATGATAACCTTGATGTAAATAGAAATTCTTTTTAGATTCATGTTAAATCTTCTACTACGAAAGAGCCATCGCAGTTTCCTTTATTCTTCTACTACCTTTTTCCGTTCAAAACTAGTTTTTATGTGATCTTGTCAAACTAACATGTCAGGAAGGGAAACTTGGTTCTCTTCGTGTGTTGCAGTTCCTGTTATTATGACTGGTTCACTAGGCAATTTGAGGTGTTTGTGCACATTGACAGTATATTAGAAAGTTACTGTTCTGGCGTTGTAGGCATGTTAATGTCCTCTGAGTCTTTAAGATCAACTGCCGATTTTATGGGATATATACTTGTATGTTTAGTTGTCTCAAAAGTCATAGCGATAGTCGAGATGGTAAGCAAGTACTGTTTTGAATTTGGCTTGGGATCTTCTGTCCCCAGTAAATGTTTTAAATTTTAATAGtaaatgttttaaaaaaaaacaattgtggCCCATGAGCACATTTACCTTAAAAATGCAATAGGTTGGACGACAAAAGAACAGTATATTTCATTGTCAATAATAGCAAAAATTTATCATCAGCATCAGGTGAGGCCCAAAATCCTGTCATGGTGTTATGTTTTTGGTAAAAAATTTTGCTGATGGAGGTTCGTATCATATGAGTTGTGATTCTTTTGCTCTATTCCCTTTAACAAAAAAATAGGAGTAAATAAAATAGTTTCTACCTCTGTACTTGCAAAGAGAGCCTAATGCCATTGATTAACAAATTATTGGAGGGATATACCGTCTCATGAAAATTTGGTCTTTCACTTCAGCCAAAATTAAATTATTGCTTTTGTTTTGCTCATCTTATAGAACTTGTTATCTTGTTCCTTGACTTTGTCAACGACAGACATCAAAAAACTCAAATTCAGGCATAAATTAGCAATCCATCTCAGTGAATGGGTTATTCCATTACAAAGTAGTAGGTCGACACAGCTTGTAGTCTGATACGACTAAATATATGTAGATGTGCATATTTAGCATCACAATCAGAGTAGTTGCGAAGGCAGCCCTCGGGTAATCTTACCCAACAAGTTTATATAAGCAGTTGGAGAAGGGACATCTTCATTGGCCTTCTCAAATTCCACAGACCAT encodes:
- the LOC113347415 gene encoding protein RMD5 homolog, which produces MELSTIKDAFDRVAKKQRVSFSKTQEAIDQIAHEIEKALVKVNSFQDHSIPTDQKAILTELNNKLNEIGPLNQLEGSQKELNVALSKYAKLLDKSFNSDISKAYRTVDFDIHTVNQIIACHFYRLGHFDLGDCFIYEAKEPEIANLKSPFLEMYKILEAMSSRNLQPALTWASSNHALLIQNGSSLELKLHRLQFVEILKTGNRDDALAYARAYFTPFAPLHFAEIQKLMASLLWAGRLESSPYSELLSPTHWEKLSEEVMEQFCSLIGQSRESPLSVAISAGIQGLPTLLKLASVMAAKKQDWQAMKQLPVPVDLGKEFQFHSIFVCPVSRDQGSDENPPMLMPCGHVLCKQSIVKLSKSSTRTFKCPYCPLEATVAQCRQLHF